One window of the Rufibacter radiotolerans genome contains the following:
- the rlmF gene encoding 23S rRNA (adenine(1618)-N(6))-methyltransferase RlmF: MLPKKKEHPKEKSRLHPRNKHRERYDFKQLIASLPALREFVKRNEYQDESIDFFNPAAVKMLNRALLQHFYQIKDWDIPQNYLCPPIPGRADYLHHIADLLGSQNPTGKGDKIPRGNMITCLDIGVGANAVYPLIGHQEYGWSFIGADIDPVSIASAQRILDKNPALKEHIKLRLQPNPKDIFKGILQKDERVDLSICNPPFHASAADAQAGTQRKLRNLKQQKVTKTVLNFGGQHNELWCEGGEERFIADMVRQSKQFAQSCFWFSTLVSKSASLKSTYKALELSKAVEVKTINMSQGNKSSRLVAWTFLTPEQKQEWVATRWK, from the coding sequence ATGCTTCCTAAAAAGAAAGAACACCCCAAGGAGAAATCAAGGTTACACCCCAGGAACAAGCATAGGGAGCGCTATGATTTCAAGCAGCTTATTGCCAGCCTTCCAGCCTTAAGGGAGTTTGTGAAGCGGAACGAGTACCAGGATGAATCCATAGATTTTTTCAACCCAGCGGCGGTGAAAATGCTGAACAGGGCATTGCTCCAGCATTTCTACCAGATCAAGGACTGGGACATTCCTCAGAATTACCTATGTCCGCCTATCCCCGGCCGGGCTGACTATCTTCACCACATAGCCGATTTGCTGGGCAGCCAGAACCCCACCGGTAAGGGAGACAAGATACCCCGAGGCAACATGATCACCTGTCTGGATATTGGCGTGGGCGCGAATGCCGTGTACCCCCTCATTGGCCACCAGGAATACGGCTGGTCTTTTATAGGCGCAGACATTGATCCGGTTTCTATCGCCTCTGCGCAACGCATCCTTGATAAGAACCCAGCCTTAAAAGAACACATTAAGCTCAGACTGCAGCCCAACCCGAAGGATATCTTTAAAGGCATTCTGCAAAAGGACGAACGCGTGGACCTGTCTATCTGCAACCCACCCTTTCACGCGTCGGCGGCAGATGCCCAGGCGGGTACGCAGCGTAAGCTCAGGAACCTCAAGCAGCAGAAGGTGACCAAGACCGTCCTCAACTTTGGGGGGCAGCATAATGAACTGTGGTGCGAAGGAGGGGAGGAAAGATTCATTGCCGACATGGTACGCCAGAGCAAGCAGTTTGCCCAATCCTGCTTCTGGTTCTCTACCCTAGTGTCAAAATCAGCCAGCCTGAAGAGCACCTACAAAGCTCTGGAACTATCAAAGGCTGTGGAGGTAAAGACAATTAACATGAGCCAGGGAAACAAGAGCAGCCGCCTTGTGGCCTGGACTTTTCTCACCCCAGAACAGAAGCAAGAATGGGTAGCTACCAGGTGGAAATAA
- a CDS encoding PLDc N-terminal domain-containing protein, translating into MQHQNLLFIGIGPSEILMLLFFAGIPVLLLLWALIDVLTSIFANSIEKLIWLATIVFVPVLGAILYLVLGRKQKVKTFL; encoded by the coding sequence AGAATCTTTTGTTCATTGGCATTGGTCCCTCAGAAATACTGATGCTTCTGTTTTTTGCAGGCATTCCGGTCCTTCTCTTGCTATGGGCACTGATTGATGTACTCACCAGCATCTTTGCGAACAGCATTGAAAAACTCATCTGGCTGGCAACCATTGTGTTTGTGCCGGTTCTGGGCGCTATCCTCTATTTAGTGCTCGGCCGGAAACAGAAAGTAAAAACGTTTTTATAG